The Clostridia bacterium genome includes the window CATTTTAAAAAAAAGGCTTTTTGAAAGATTTGTAGTGTTGTCTAATAGAAAAGGGCCGGGCACTTACGAAGGTATTTTTGATTCTAACTTTAATAATATGTACATAACGTAAGGATAGCTTATGTTGATTAAGATATTAGGGTTTGTATTGCTGACTGGGGCAGGAGCTTTATTGGGATACAGACAAAGCCAGCATTACAAAAAAAGAGAACAGTTATTGAGCGAGGTTGTAAGGCTGTGTGATAGCATGATAAATGACATAACATACTTTCAACCTACCTTGTCGCAAATGCTAAAAAGTCGTTTTGATACTTTTCCGATGCTTGGCAATATGCTGGAAAGATATATCGCATTATTAGATAACAAAATTACAATTGACCATGATGTCTTGCTAGCACATGTTCCGAAAGAAAAGTTTAATGACGAAGAATATATGCTGTTTATTCAATTACTAGATATTTTGGGCAAAAGTGATTCATTAACTCAACGCGGCGGTATTTTGAGTTTGAAAGAGGCGTTTTTGATAAAACAAAATACGGCCATAGAAGAAAGCAAAAAATACGGCAATTTATTTTTTAAGCTTGGAGTTTTGGGAGGCTTGGCGGCAGGAGTGATAGTTTTGTAATGTTAATAATCAAGGATTCAAATTATGCAGATAGGTATTGAAATAATTTTTAGAATAGCTGCGATAGGAATT containing:
- a CDS encoding stage III sporulation protein AB, which encodes MLIKILGFVLLTGAGALLGYRQSQHYKKREQLLSEVVRLCDSMINDITYFQPTLSQMLKSRFDTFPMLGNMLERYIALLDNKITIDHDVLLAHVPKEKFNDEEYMLFIQLLDILGKSDSLTQRGGILSLKEAFLIKQNTAIEESKKYGNLFFKLGVLGGLAAGVIVL